The following coding sequences are from one Hyalangium gracile window:
- the nrfD gene encoding NrfD/PsrC family molybdoenzyme membrane anchor subunit, with the protein MSNSHLSPLRVPLVSEERSLGQLTEEICAPMERRPTRAWWVAFAIAFALLAIGVGMVAYEVSTGIGVWGLNKTVGWAFDITNFVFWVGIGHAGTLISAILFLFRQKWRTSINRAAEAMTLFAVMCAAVFPVIHMGRPWLFFWVFPYPNERGSLWVNFRSPLLWDVFAISTYFTISLVFWYVGLIPDLATVRDRAKGLRQKLFRVLSLGWTGSHRTWSRYETVYLLLAGLATPLVLSVHTIVSMDFATSIIPGWHTTIFPPYFVAGAVFSGFAMVLTLMIITRKVLGYEHLITVRHLENMTKVIIVTGGIVSLAYGTEVFIAWYSGNEYERFTFLNRAFGPYAWAYWTMVTCNVVSPHLFWFKKVRTSPAAIFVLSLVINVGMWFERFVIIVTSLHRDFLPSSWSMYTPTVIEVGTFIGTFGLFFTLFLLFTRVLPIISIGEVKSVLGFARGHSPAHEPSTHGEPRRHDTPEPIAAEVPSPVLVGLATRKDVAV; encoded by the coding sequence ATGAGCAACTCGCACCTCTCTCCCCTCCGCGTCCCGCTCGTCTCCGAGGAGCGCAGCCTCGGGCAGCTCACGGAGGAGATCTGCGCTCCCATGGAGCGTCGTCCCACCCGGGCGTGGTGGGTGGCCTTCGCCATCGCCTTCGCGCTGCTCGCCATCGGCGTGGGCATGGTGGCCTACGAGGTCTCCACCGGCATCGGTGTCTGGGGCCTGAACAAGACGGTGGGCTGGGCGTTCGACATCACCAACTTCGTGTTCTGGGTGGGCATCGGCCACGCGGGCACGCTCATCTCCGCCATCCTCTTCCTCTTCCGGCAGAAGTGGCGCACGAGCATCAACCGCGCCGCCGAGGCGATGACGCTGTTCGCCGTCATGTGCGCCGCCGTCTTCCCCGTCATCCACATGGGCCGGCCCTGGCTCTTCTTCTGGGTGTTCCCGTACCCGAACGAGCGCGGCAGCCTGTGGGTGAACTTCCGCTCGCCGCTGCTGTGGGACGTGTTCGCCATCAGCACGTACTTCACCATCTCGCTGGTGTTCTGGTACGTGGGCCTCATCCCGGACCTGGCCACGGTGAGGGATCGGGCCAAGGGGCTGCGGCAGAAGCTCTTCCGGGTGCTCTCGCTGGGGTGGACGGGCTCGCACCGGACGTGGTCCCGCTACGAGACGGTGTACCTGCTGCTGGCGGGCCTGGCCACGCCGCTGGTGCTGTCGGTGCACACCATCGTGTCCATGGACTTCGCCACCTCCATCATCCCCGGGTGGCACACCACCATCTTCCCGCCGTACTTCGTGGCGGGCGCGGTGTTCTCCGGCTTCGCCATGGTGCTGACGCTGATGATCATCACCCGCAAGGTGCTGGGCTACGAGCACCTCATCACCGTGCGCCACCTGGAGAACATGACGAAGGTCATCATCGTCACCGGCGGCATCGTGTCCCTGGCCTACGGCACGGAGGTGTTCATCGCCTGGTACTCGGGCAACGAGTACGAGCGCTTCACCTTCCTCAACCGCGCCTTCGGCCCGTACGCGTGGGCCTACTGGACGATGGTGACGTGCAACGTGGTGTCGCCGCACCTGTTCTGGTTCAAGAAGGTGCGCACCTCGCCCGCCGCCATCTTCGTCCTGTCGCTGGTGATCAACGTGGGCATGTGGTTCGAGCGCTTCGTCATCATCGTCACGTCGCTGCACCGCGACTTCCTGCCGTCGAGCTGGTCCATGTACACGCCCACGGTCATCGAGGTGGGCACCTTCATCGGCACCTTCGGCCTGTTCTTCACCCTGTTCCTGCTCTTCACGCGGGTGCTGCCCATCATCTCCATCGGCGAGGTGAAGAGCGTGCTCGGCTTCGCCCGAGGCCACAGCCCCGCGCATGAGCCCTCCACCCACGGTGAGCCGCGGCGGCACGACACGCCCGAGCCCATTGCGGCGGAGGTGCCCTCGCCGGTGCTCGTGGGGCTGGCGACTCGAAAGGATGTGGCGGTATGA
- a CDS encoding cytochrome oxidase: protein MNVILLQVFVSLMLVAGSVLLFLVSIRFGDHEHADRLSLFPLEDDSARPARTDSEPQHDSAR from the coding sequence ATGAACGTCATCCTTCTCCAGGTCTTCGTGAGCCTGATGCTCGTGGCCGGTTCGGTGCTGCTCTTCCTGGTCAGCATCCGCTTCGGCGATCACGAGCACGCAGACCGGCTCTCGCTCTTCCCACTCGAGGACGACAGCGCCCGCCCGGCGCGGACGGACTCCGAACCGCAGCACGACTCCGCGAGGTGA
- a CDS encoding DUF3341 domain-containing protein, translating into MSSSVLIGYFDNEDKILDATRAAHQAGYPVHDVYTPYAVHGMDEAMGLRPSRLTYVCFAAGLLGGSLALALQLYTSVVSWPLNVGGKPFNSLPAFIPVTFELTVLFAGLITVAAFLARSRLFPGSRRLTLPRVTDDRFALVLGARQGEQAHHAVEDMLRRHGAVELSWKEMPS; encoded by the coding sequence ATGAGCTCCTCCGTTCTCATCGGCTACTTCGACAACGAGGACAAGATCCTCGACGCGACCCGGGCGGCGCACCAGGCGGGCTACCCGGTGCATGACGTGTACACGCCCTACGCGGTGCACGGCATGGACGAGGCCATGGGCCTGCGGCCCTCGCGACTCACCTACGTGTGCTTCGCGGCGGGGCTGCTGGGCGGCTCGCTGGCGCTGGCGCTGCAGCTCTACACGTCCGTGGTGAGCTGGCCGCTCAACGTGGGTGGCAAGCCCTTCAACTCGCTGCCCGCGTTCATCCCCGTGACGTTCGAGCTGACGGTGCTGTTCGCGGGCCTCATCACCGTGGCGGCCTTCCTGGCGCGCAGCCGGCTGTTCCCCGGCAGCCGCCGGCTGACGCTGCCCCGAGTGACGGATGACCGCTTCGCGCTGGTGCTCGGCGCCCGTCAGGGGGAGCAGGCGCACCATGCCGTGGAGGACATGTTGCGCAGGCATGGGGCGGTGGAGCTGTCCTGGAAGGAGATGCCGTCATGA
- the ccoN gene encoding cytochrome-c oxidase, cbb3-type subunit I, whose product MQQQRIIYDDTTVRRFIFAAVLFGIVGMGVGALVAAQLAWWQANLGLPYTTFSRLRPLHTNAVIFAFVGNMMFAGIYYSTQRLVKARMASDFLSKFHFWGWQAIIVAAAVSLPLGYTTSKEYAELEWPIDVAIAVVWVAFAINFFWTLARRNEKNLYVALWFYIATIVTVAVLHIVNSLALPLTPLKSYSVFAGVQDALVQWWYGHNAVAFFLTTPILGIMYYFLPKAAERPVYSYRLSIVHFWALVFIYIWAGPHHLLYTALPDWAQSLGMVFSVMLWAPSWGGMLNGLLTLKGAWHKLREDPVLKFLIAGVTFYGMATFEGPLLSIKSVSALGHYTDWIVGHVHSGALGWNGFMAAGMFYWLVPRLFGTKLHSTKAADLHFWVGTVGILLYVVSMWISGIGQGLMWRATQPDGTLLYPSFVETLIAIRPMYIVRFLGGSLYLAGFIVMAWNLWKTARAGKAVDGEALVVVEEPKPAPVGVPAPSWVQVVTGRPLVFAVAILGVSLFLGWAKPVRALVLIGAIVTLGEFAWIVTRRDREAGKPSWFALIEGRPLAFTVLTLMAILIGGVAELLPTIMIKQAVPAHGEAQLPYSPLELQGRDLYVREGCYTCHSQMIRSLVSETQRYGELSRAEEFIYDHPFQWGSKRTGPDLHRLGGKYPNLWHYTHMLDPRATSPGSNMPSYAWLAEGRIDVKAAPKKLALMQKLGVPYTNADVEGALARQKAQAEGITADLASQGVQVAWDSELVALISYLQRLGRGPQDLPAAIPGEPKTAAITEGAR is encoded by the coding sequence GTGCAACAGCAGCGAATCATCTATGACGACACCACGGTAAGGCGCTTCATCTTCGCCGCGGTGCTCTTCGGGATCGTCGGCATGGGGGTGGGGGCGCTCGTCGCCGCCCAGCTCGCGTGGTGGCAGGCGAACCTGGGGCTGCCCTACACCACGTTCTCGCGCCTGCGCCCGCTGCACACGAACGCGGTCATCTTCGCCTTCGTGGGCAACATGATGTTCGCGGGCATCTACTACTCCACCCAGCGCCTGGTGAAGGCGCGCATGGCGTCCGACTTCCTGTCGAAGTTCCACTTCTGGGGCTGGCAGGCCATCATCGTCGCGGCCGCCGTCAGCCTGCCGCTGGGGTACACCACCTCCAAGGAGTACGCGGAGCTGGAGTGGCCCATCGACGTGGCCATCGCCGTGGTGTGGGTGGCCTTCGCGATCAACTTCTTCTGGACGCTGGCCCGGCGCAACGAGAAGAACCTCTACGTGGCGCTGTGGTTCTACATCGCCACCATCGTCACGGTGGCGGTGCTCCACATCGTCAACAGCCTGGCGCTGCCGCTCACCCCGCTGAAGAGCTACTCCGTCTTCGCGGGCGTGCAGGACGCGCTGGTGCAGTGGTGGTACGGCCACAACGCCGTCGCCTTCTTCCTCACCACGCCCATCCTGGGCATCATGTACTACTTCCTGCCCAAGGCGGCGGAGCGGCCGGTGTACTCGTACCGGCTGTCCATCGTGCACTTCTGGGCGCTGGTCTTCATCTACATCTGGGCCGGCCCGCACCACCTGCTCTACACGGCGCTGCCGGACTGGGCGCAGTCGCTCGGCATGGTGTTCAGCGTCATGCTGTGGGCGCCCTCCTGGGGCGGCATGCTCAACGGCCTGCTCACGCTCAAGGGCGCCTGGCACAAGCTGCGCGAGGATCCCGTCCTCAAGTTCCTCATCGCCGGCGTCACCTTCTACGGCATGGCCACCTTCGAGGGGCCGCTGCTCTCCATCAAGTCCGTGAGCGCCCTGGGGCACTACACCGACTGGATCGTCGGCCACGTGCACAGCGGCGCCCTGGGCTGGAACGGCTTCATGGCCGCCGGCATGTTCTACTGGCTGGTGCCCAGGCTGTTCGGCACGAAGCTGCACTCCACCAAGGCGGCGGATCTGCACTTCTGGGTCGGCACGGTGGGCATCCTCCTCTACGTCGTCTCCATGTGGATCTCCGGCATTGGCCAGGGCCTCATGTGGCGCGCCACCCAGCCGGACGGGACGCTGCTCTACCCGAGCTTCGTGGAGACGCTGATCGCCATCCGGCCCATGTACATCGTCCGCTTCCTGGGCGGCTCGCTCTACCTGGCTGGCTTCATCGTCATGGCGTGGAACCTGTGGAAGACGGCTCGCGCCGGCAAGGCGGTGGATGGCGAGGCGCTGGTGGTGGTGGAGGAGCCGAAGCCCGCTCCCGTGGGTGTTCCGGCGCCCAGCTGGGTGCAGGTCGTCACCGGCCGGCCGCTGGTGTTCGCGGTGGCCATCCTCGGAGTCTCCCTCTTCCTGGGCTGGGCGAAGCCGGTGCGCGCGCTGGTGCTCATCGGCGCCATCGTGACGCTGGGCGAGTTCGCCTGGATCGTCACCCGGAGGGATCGCGAGGCGGGCAAGCCCTCGTGGTTCGCCCTCATCGAGGGCCGCCCGCTGGCCTTCACCGTCCTCACGCTGATGGCCATCCTCATCGGCGGGGTGGCGGAGCTGCTGCCGACGATCATGATCAAGCAGGCCGTGCCCGCGCACGGCGAGGCCCAGCTCCCGTATTCGCCGCTGGAGCTCCAGGGGAGGGATCTCTACGTGCGCGAGGGCTGCTACACGTGCCACTCGCAGATGATCCGCTCCCTGGTGTCGGAGACGCAGCGCTACGGCGAGCTCTCCCGCGCCGAGGAGTTCATCTACGACCACCCGTTCCAGTGGGGCAGCAAGCGCACCGGGCCGGACCTGCACCGCCTGGGCGGCAAGTACCCGAACCTCTGGCACTACACGCACATGCTGGATCCTCGGGCCACCAGCCCAGGCTCCAACATGCCGTCCTACGCGTGGCTGGCCGAGGGCCGCATCGACGTCAAGGCGGCGCCGAAGAAGCTGGCGCTGATGCAGAAGCTGGGCGTGCCCTACACCAACGCGGACGTGGAGGGGGCCCTGGCGCGGCAGAAGGCGCAGGCCGAGGGCATCACCGCGGATCTGGCCTCTCAGGGGGTGCAGGTGGCGTGGGACTCGGAGCTGGTGGCCCTCATCTCCTACCTGCAGCGGCTGGGACGAGGGCCCCAGGATCTGCCCGCGGCCATTCCCGGTGAGCCGAAGACCGCCGCCATCACGGAAGGAGCGCGCTGA
- a CDS encoding sulfite exporter TauE/SafE family protein, translating to MTLLEAPALLLGQMPPPSPAVLAGSLGAFTVGLTGSVHCLLMCGPLACAGLPLAPGPERRRAVLAYQGGRVAAYMVVGGTLGALGSGVARTLDVSLRPALPWLMAAALTASALEVGKRLRPLPGLSRLVGAVSRLGAKLSFVGRAGAMGAVTPLLPCGLLYGVFAAALASGSFSGGALVLGAFALGGLPALLGAQLQTGLWRHRPRIATFLLQRALPLAAAAVLVYRALGTPEKPSCH from the coding sequence ATGACCCTCCTCGAAGCCCCAGCGCTGCTGCTCGGACAGATGCCCCCCCCTTCACCGGCAGTGCTTGCCGGCTCGCTCGGGGCGTTCACCGTGGGCCTCACCGGCAGCGTCCACTGCCTGCTGATGTGCGGCCCCCTGGCGTGCGCGGGCCTCCCCCTGGCGCCAGGCCCCGAGAGGCGCCGGGCGGTGCTCGCGTACCAGGGCGGGCGCGTGGCGGCCTATATGGTGGTGGGAGGTACGCTGGGGGCGCTCGGCAGTGGCGTCGCGCGGACGCTGGACGTCTCCCTGCGCCCCGCGTTGCCCTGGCTGATGGCCGCGGCGCTCACCGCCTCCGCGCTGGAGGTGGGCAAGCGGCTCCGGCCCCTGCCCGGGTTGTCCCGGCTCGTGGGTGCCGTCTCCCGGCTCGGCGCAAAACTTTCGTTCGTGGGGAGAGCCGGCGCAATGGGTGCGGTGACGCCGCTGCTGCCCTGTGGCCTGCTGTATGGAGTCTTCGCGGCGGCGCTGGCGAGCGGCTCCTTCTCGGGGGGGGCGCTGGTGCTCGGCGCCTTCGCCCTGGGGGGCCTGCCCGCGTTGTTGGGGGCCCAGCTCCAGACGGGGCTGTGGCGGCACCGGCCGCGCATCGCCACGTTCCTGCTCCAGCGGGCGCTGCCCCTGGCCGCGGCGGCGGTGCTCGTCTACCGGGCGCTGGGAACTCCTGAAAAGCCGAGCTGCCACTGA
- a CDS encoding heavy metal translocating P-type ATPase, whose translation MSDIAQKERSASCLHCGSPVPSGSSGQFCCAGCEAVHELLVGQGLTRYYALAQGQVTPAPEPKADRSHAWLEPLVARGEAAGGELCSLELDVQGIHCAACVWLMNELFRRQPGGAGITINPALGKVLLRWKRGLFDVAGFLRQVESFGYLFGPSRKRPEEASRDLPVRLGICASITMNVMIFSWSFYVGLAPAEGEIFTLFTRLSLALSTVAVLVGGWPFFRSAWQGLRSGVLHLDLPIALGILLVYGTSLVQARSGRGDLAYFESLNTFMTLMLVGRWLQQRVLDRNRRFLLEDDGADGILVRRQEGERLDTVRAPELRAGDVLVIAPGDLVPVDAVLLDAQASFSTDWITGEAEQRSLRQGGEVPAGAFNASRTAAHVRARTDFQDSPLVSLLRQAPATQERLPTHARFWSRVSRRWVLSVLVVSAVGLALWWPAGPDKALQVAVALLVVTCPCAIGIAVPMAYELAQARLRRGGFFIRATDLLDRLPRVRKVLFDKTGTLTLGRLELVDRQAVAALEPGLRDITFDMASRSNHPVSRCLAAELSRAGARFTAGLQVVESPGQGLELRRDGSRWRLGAASWAAPAATEAQGTVLARDGQLVASFPMRDCVRPDAQREIAALREEGTDVWLISGDAPSRVQEMAHRLGIPRLHALGGMRPQDKSAVVASLDQADTLYLGDGVNDSLAFERALCAGTPAIDRPVLPGKSDFFLLGEGIGPIREALQLSRQLRQVVHRVLAIALAYNVVAVAACLAGWMTPLRATVVMPLSSLSLLLFSIYSLSPPRRPARARARALREVPT comes from the coding sequence ATGTCTGACATCGCGCAAAAAGAGCGCTCGGCCTCCTGCCTCCACTGTGGGAGCCCCGTTCCATCAGGTTCCTCCGGGCAGTTCTGTTGCGCGGGGTGCGAGGCCGTGCATGAGCTCCTCGTGGGGCAGGGGCTCACGCGGTACTACGCGCTGGCGCAGGGCCAGGTGACGCCGGCTCCCGAGCCGAAGGCGGACCGGAGCCATGCCTGGCTCGAGCCGCTGGTGGCTCGCGGCGAGGCGGCGGGTGGAGAGCTGTGCTCGCTCGAGCTGGACGTGCAGGGAATCCACTGCGCCGCATGCGTCTGGCTGATGAACGAGCTGTTCCGCCGCCAGCCGGGCGGCGCGGGCATCACCATCAACCCGGCCCTGGGCAAGGTGCTCCTGCGGTGGAAGCGCGGCCTCTTCGATGTGGCCGGCTTCCTGCGCCAGGTGGAGTCCTTCGGGTACCTCTTCGGGCCCAGCCGCAAGCGCCCCGAGGAGGCCTCGCGGGATCTGCCGGTCCGCCTGGGCATCTGCGCCTCCATCACGATGAACGTGATGATCTTCTCGTGGAGCTTCTACGTGGGGCTCGCTCCGGCGGAGGGGGAGATCTTCACGCTCTTCACCCGGCTGAGCCTGGCGCTGTCCACCGTGGCGGTGCTGGTGGGTGGCTGGCCCTTCTTCCGCTCGGCGTGGCAGGGGCTGCGCAGCGGGGTGCTCCACCTGGATCTGCCCATCGCCTTGGGCATCCTCCTCGTGTATGGCACCTCGCTGGTGCAGGCCCGGAGCGGCCGGGGCGACCTGGCCTACTTCGAGTCGCTCAACACCTTCATGACGCTGATGCTGGTGGGCCGCTGGCTCCAGCAGCGCGTGCTGGACCGCAACCGCCGGTTCCTCCTCGAGGACGATGGCGCGGATGGAATCCTCGTGCGCCGCCAGGAGGGGGAGCGGCTCGACACCGTCCGCGCCCCCGAGCTGCGCGCGGGGGACGTGCTGGTGATCGCGCCGGGCGATCTCGTCCCCGTGGACGCGGTGCTCCTGGACGCCCAGGCCTCCTTCTCCACCGACTGGATCACCGGTGAGGCGGAGCAGCGCTCCCTGCGGCAGGGCGGAGAGGTTCCGGCCGGCGCGTTCAACGCCTCGCGCACCGCCGCGCACGTGCGGGCCCGGACGGACTTCCAGGACTCGCCGCTGGTGTCGCTGCTGCGCCAGGCGCCCGCCACGCAGGAGCGGCTGCCCACGCATGCCCGCTTCTGGAGCCGGGTGTCGCGCCGGTGGGTGCTGTCGGTGCTGGTCGTCTCCGCCGTGGGGCTGGCGCTGTGGTGGCCGGCGGGGCCGGACAAGGCGCTGCAGGTGGCGGTGGCCCTGCTGGTGGTGACGTGCCCGTGCGCCATCGGCATCGCCGTGCCCATGGCCTACGAGCTGGCCCAGGCCCGGCTGCGCCGCGGCGGCTTCTTCATCCGCGCCACGGATCTGCTGGATCGGCTGCCGCGCGTGCGCAAGGTGCTCTTCGACAAGACGGGGACGCTCACGCTCGGGCGGCTGGAGCTGGTGGACCGTCAGGCCGTGGCCGCGCTGGAGCCCGGGCTCCGGGACATCACCTTCGACATGGCCTCGCGCAGCAACCACCCGGTGAGCCGGTGCCTGGCCGCCGAGCTCTCCCGCGCTGGCGCGCGCTTCACTGCTGGCCTCCAGGTGGTGGAGTCCCCCGGACAGGGGTTGGAGCTGAGGCGCGACGGCTCGCGCTGGCGGCTGGGCGCGGCGTCGTGGGCCGCTCCGGCAGCCACCGAGGCGCAGGGCACGGTGCTGGCGCGAGACGGCCAGCTCGTGGCGAGCTTCCCCATGCGGGACTGCGTCCGCCCGGACGCGCAGCGGGAGATCGCGGCGCTGCGCGAGGAGGGCACCGACGTGTGGCTCATCTCCGGAGACGCCCCCAGCCGCGTCCAGGAGATGGCGCACCGGCTCGGCATTCCGCGGCTGCACGCGCTCGGTGGCATGCGGCCCCAGGACAAGTCGGCGGTGGTGGCGTCGCTGGACCAGGCGGACACGCTGTACCTGGGCGACGGGGTGAACGACAGCCTCGCCTTCGAGCGCGCGCTGTGCGCGGGGACTCCCGCCATCGACCGGCCCGTCCTGCCCGGCAAGTCGGACTTCTTCCTGCTGGGGGAGGGGATTGGCCCCATCCGCGAGGCGCTCCAGCTGTCGCGCCAGCTCCGCCAGGTGGTCCACCGCGTGCTGGCCATCGCCCTGGCCTACAACGTGGTGGCGGTGGCCGCGTGCCTCGCGGGCTGGATGACGCCGCTGCGCGCCACGGTGGTCATGCCGCTCAGCTCGCTGTCGCTGCTGCTCTTCTCCATCTACAGCCTGTCGCCCCCGCGCCGCCCGGCGCGGGCCCGGGCCCGGGCGCTCCGGGAGGTCCCTACATGA
- a CDS encoding c-type cytochrome encodes MKRALGCAAVALLATSCEQDVSKPNYEYSPDMVGAVAYESFSPNPVTKDGRTLMLPAPGSLARSQMPHHFKAGPEEAARAGRELKNPYPASPEVLARGKMAFARYCSPCHGSGGLGDGLVTARFPSPPSLLADHARGLPDGQLFHIVTHGQGLMPAHGSQVMPEDRWKIVHFIRSLQNPQQTARQEAP; translated from the coding sequence ATGAAGCGGGCCCTGGGATGCGCCGCGGTGGCGCTGCTGGCCACCAGCTGCGAGCAGGACGTGTCGAAGCCCAACTACGAGTACTCGCCGGACATGGTGGGTGCCGTGGCCTACGAGAGCTTCTCTCCCAACCCCGTCACGAAGGACGGGCGGACGCTGATGCTGCCCGCTCCGGGAAGCCTGGCGCGCAGCCAGATGCCCCACCACTTCAAGGCCGGGCCCGAGGAGGCCGCCCGCGCCGGACGCGAGCTGAAGAATCCCTACCCGGCCTCTCCCGAGGTGCTGGCGCGCGGGAAGATGGCCTTCGCGCGCTACTGCTCGCCGTGCCATGGCAGCGGGGGGCTGGGCGACGGGCTCGTCACGGCGCGCTTCCCCAGCCCTCCGTCGCTCCTGGCGGATCACGCCCGAGGGCTGCCGGATGGGCAGCTCTTCCACATCGTCACCCATGGCCAGGGGCTGATGCCCGCCCACGGCTCGCAGGTGATGCCGGAGGATCGGTGGAAGATCGTCCACTTCATCCGCTCGCTCCAGAACCCGCAGCAGACCGCACGGCAGGAGGCGCCATGA